tgttcaagcttgtttatttatGTAACAAACTGACCTTAGAAAGAACTTTTAACAAACAAATATGAGAGCGAACTCGAGTAGCTTGGTTGGTCCGTTTATCAGCCTTAATTGTTTGTGGAATTTTTATTGTTATGTCTCTGGCTTGCAATACTCTGTTTAATTGTCGCAGAGTAGCGTTCTTATTTCCTGTAATTTAAGATGTCCCAAAGATTTGCATCTCATTCTCATAAACTCACACCTACTTCATTCAGGTAAAAGAAATGTATTTGTTATGAGTTCAATCAATGATGCATTAGCTTATCCACAAATCAGctcatttgttttatttttcagagAGAACTTGAAATCATAATAAAATCCGTAATATATTTTTCCTGAAAGAAGTAGGTGTGAGTCTGTGACTTGTATCTAAAATGCACAACTTTGTGACATCTTGGCCTCTTGAGTTAAGTCAAGTcagttttaaacaaattaatatTTGAAGCTAATTGTCACCTCCCAGATTAATATGCTAAGTTAGAGCTAATAGGAAAATTGCAATTGATGCCAATTTTCACTGTTTTGTCATGTTGTAACATTGGCGTTACAGCTACAGAAGAAAGTTCCCTTCATTATAGTGGGCTGTTTACACTCACTCATCTTAAGTGCTCACACTCCCTTTCTTTGTCTCTCAAACTATCACAACGCATTGATCTTTGTACGCTAAAGTGTGCAAACATCCTATCCCTCTACGCAAGTATAAGCAAGAGGAGTGTGAATATCATTTCTCTTCGGTAAAATATTTCTATACAGAGTGTATGAAGTACCGCAGGCAATCCCGACCTGTATGTGTGGCATTTGGAACTCTGCTTGTTagtgttttctttttgtacttATGCTGTCATGCAGTCTTGTCCTAGGTTTAGTAGTCGGGTGTTGTGTTTCCTGTGATTTTGTTCATTTATCTGTTTTTGTAGACGATGTCCTCTGTCCTCACATTCTTCCCCATGAACATGCAGGAGGAGTTGAAGGAGTGGGACCAATGTCTATTAATGCTTGGTGATGCTAAAGTAGATGAACATGGGAATGTGAATATCACGAAGGATTGCAGCGTCATGTACTTAGATAAAGACGGAGAAGATCGTGAGATCAatgtaattttctttctttatgcTACTTGTAAGAGGCTGCAATTTTTTATTCCTTCTATTGCATCTCTGTCGTTTCCCTGCTAGCTATTTATCAATGACAGAATTGGAATTCATAGCACTAAAATTCCTACTTCATAAATATCTACTTGGCATACAGTTTTTGTGTCTTGGAAAGGTAGAAtacaatattttgttttgtcatATTGGCTAGAGAATAAGGGATTGCTTATGGCATAGTATTCTGTTGGAAGCTAGCATCTGACTAAAGGCACTGTAGAATTTTTTAGAATTCGAATGAGTATTCTGTTTTGCTGCTTTTGTTTTTCACCAtctttgtgtttgtgtgtgtgtgtgtgtgtgactgcAAACCACTGACGCCTGCTGTGTGCATGTCGCATTTTCTCAATTTGGTATGTACAGCACAAGATTATTTGGCCACCCTGTTTATCAGGAGATGGTTATATCAAAAGAAGGAAATATGCTCTTTCACTTGGTCAATTTTAATATTCGTGTGATCGTTCACCTAGCTGCCTATTTGCTTGCCTCAAGAGTTTTTGAAGCTTTTGTTCTCCATCATTGGCTGCCAAATTGTTGTCAATACAACAAGTTCTGATTTTCTTGCTTTTGTAATGGGACCTAATGGCTGCCAACGAGTCTTGACTCTTGATATATGATTGTATGTTTGCATAAGTTTTTTTACAGATTTCATCCGCAATATGCTTTTTAAGAGGCAAGGCATATGAAGCTCTGGAAAATCGTGCCCAGGCTCGGCAATGGTGAGTGTCTTAGATATAACATAGGATGATCATGCAATATTGACACTCACTTTATGGTTTAGACTTTAAAGGTATAAAGATGCATTGATCATTCTTAATGCTTGAAATTAATGAAGTAGTAAAGCATAATGGAtcgtttgaaacttcaattatTATGCTTGGAATGAATGAAGCGCATGATATGTTCAGGAGGTCCATCTGGAAGTATCTTAAGGCTTGCTTTGGAAACACCACGAGAAGTTATAGCAATTTACTTTTGATGATATGGGATAATGGGTGACAATGATATGAATGGAATTTATCTgattttttgataacttcctaTTATGGAACCATTTAGCATCTTAGGATGAAATGTGGGTCtatattgctatgtttgggtaGGATTGGTTGGAGGGTATGATCGGCTTTAAGGATTTTATCATGCCTATAAATAGGTTTCTTTGGGGGAGAAGAGTAGTGCATCTGGACATGGTGGAGAAGATTataaatagaaataaaattgaTAGAAATTTACCTTTTATTCTTCGTTGTCTTTCCTAGCTCATCTCCATGTTTACTCTTCGTTATGCTTTAAGGTACAAAGCTGCTGTCAAAGCTGATCCTCTGTGTTATGAGGTATGGGTATCTGCTTGAAAATACTGCACATATTCTTTTGTTTGCTATGTTCATGTATTCAAAGTGAGGTTACTTTCTTATTGAGCTTTGGAGCAGGGAATGCTACTTAATGAAAAAACAAACCCGACCAATATAAAGTGGAGATTGAAGTGCTCTGATACTTTTGTCTTAGACCTTCTATGGTCACCTACTCACTATCATATGCAACCACTTCCAGTAAAATGTATTTGAGATTACCCTAAGGGGTTAGCTTGATGGTGAAGGCCTAGGACTTAGAGGTTTGCTTACTCCCTTGTAATGTCTTAGGTTCAACTCCCCTTGCTATCAACTCTTGATGCCACCTCACCCGCACATGTAAGCATTTTAGTGACTGTTGGGAGGAGTTGTAGTGACTTGTGGTGCGCCCAAGGACCAgagacaccctgcattacccCTAAAATAATGTATTGCAATACTGTTGCAATTGTGTGTAACCTTTTTCACTTTAATCCTGTTGGAAATGACATCACAGTTGGGCGCAACTACTTTTGAGAAGCATTTTCATTTTCTATAGATTTTCTTATGATTGTTTCTTTCATTGCATAAGTTTTTGCTATCTTGCTCCTTGTGCAGGCACTAGAGCGTCTAATTGAAAATCATATGCTTACATGCGAAGAAGGTGAGTTTTTTGATTACTTGGTCATGGATATATGTGGTATTTGAGATTGAAGAAGAACTTACGGTACTGAATATCTAATGCACGGCTTGTTTTTCTTGCTACCTTTTGTATTTCATAAAGTGCTTCAGAATCATCCGCcaaattttcttgattttgccccttattatttcaaatgcatCAGTTTTCCAGTAGGAAAACCTTTATGCATTGTGTACTTCAGTTGATTGTTTTGTAACTTAGTTCTGCCATAAAATCCCAGAAACAAGTCTACTTTCTTCATTGCAATTTGCTCCTGAAGACGGATGGATCTCGTCATTCTATTCATGTTTGATAAAGAAGGTAAGCATGTGTAATGGAATTTCATGTAATGAGGTCATATTTGATTTTCAGGTGGTCCGTGTCAAACATGGTATATCTATCAACTTCCCTCTTTGATCTTTCGCTTATGTTCCATTCTGTCTATTGCGTCACTCCTATGCCGTGTTTGCTTTTATGTCCaatttatttctctttcttgtaaTACGCAGTATGATAAGGAAAATGTCGTAGAAGCCAAATTCAGAGAACTGGAACAAGAGGGTTGTAACATTAAATCCTCAGAGCAGTCCTTAGCAAACAACACTGACCTTTTGGCCTGCAAAGCAGAATACTACCATCAATGTGGTGAATATCAAAAATGCTTTGAGCTAACTTCCGTGTGAGTGCTTTGGTGAAGtgaatgataatttttttattcttagtAATATACTTGCTTGACTGGAGCTTGTTTTCTGTCACACTATGTAATCCAGATTGCTTGAAAAGGATCCCTTCCATTTGAAATGTACGCTTGTGCATTTAGCAGCTGCTATGGAGCTTGGGCATTCAAATGAACTCTATCTTATGGCCTGCAACTTAGTAAAGGATTATCCTCAAAAGTGAGCatgctttttgttgttttaccTAGAATTCAGTTGCAGTGATGAACTTGTTAGTTGGAAGTTAGAATCTAGTTGTTGTTTTATCGGCAAATCTAGTTGTTCTTGGTGTATTTCCACTTTAATTTGTAAAAATTAATACATCTTATTCGTCTTGCTATTTATTTATGTCATGATGAAGCTGAAATGCAACCTAGATAGGGTTTTCTTCCCGTTCTTTCACCTGTACATTAAATCTTTTACATTGCATATTATGTTGTTTCTCATTGAGAATGGTCTTTTAGGGCTTTGTCTTGGTTTGCGGTTGGTTGCTACTACTATTGTATAAAAAAGTTTGATCAAGCACGACGGTACTTCAGGTAATTATTATCCACTTTTAATTGAATTCTATTTTTAATACTGCTGAATGCTGATATGGTTTATTTTAGGACTTAAATTTTCTGCTGTAGTAGTTAAATAGGTAGTTGGAAGTCAATATTTGTATTCTTAGAAGGTAAAAGTTTATTATGCTTTGAATCTAAACATTTATAAACTCCATGTTGAAATGAGCACAAGAGTTTCTGTTGTGGTTGTTTTTTGCATAAAGTTGCTGAAGAAATTCTTGAGAGAAGGAAAACTATCAAGCAGAGACTCGAGATGAAGCCATTTAGCATGTCAAGTCCGTTGAGCATGTGACTCGAGATGAAGCCATTTAGCATGTCATAATCAATTGAGCATGTTACAATGTGTAAATAAGGGCAACAGTTACTGCAGAAGTTTGGGATTCTTTTCAGCATCAGATTGGTATTGTCTCCAATAGGAAAGAGACGGTACTGCAATTATGATTGAGTAAACACTGTAGTATCAAGAGGGAGGATGTTGAAGTTTGTGATGGATTGATTCATCATCAGAATTTTTTGTGAAGAATGTACCGGGTAGTGGGTTCTACAAGGATTGCGTGAATGGTTTCTTTGGAGGAGAATGGGTAGAATTGGAGCTAATAGGAAAACGTAACACACCTTGTTCTCTTGCTCTATCCATGCACTAGTTTTTGGAAACATATAAAGGCTTCGCAATGGGACTGAGATTTTGTGGACTTTGGGGCAGTGCTTCCTATACGTTAGCCAGTCTCATTTTGGACTCCCGTTGATTTGGAAGTTACTAGGCGAACTGTTTCAGCTACTGCCGTATCTTATGATATTtcttatttcctttttcttttttcgtagTTTTGAGTTTTGCATAAAATCCTGTTTTTCATGGATTACTTAGGTTAAGAAACATGTTAGggatggaaaacatgatatTCCAAATTTGTCCCCACTGTATTCATATTTCATATACATTGTGTAGTTCTGATTTGATTTATCATTCTTATCTGAATTGGCAGCAAGGCTACAAATCTAGACGGGACATTTCCGCCAGCTTGGATTGGTTACGGTAATGCTTATGCAGCTCAAGAAGAAGGCGACCAAGCAATGTCAGCTTATCGCACTGCTGCTCGTTTGTTTCCTGggtatt
The sequence above is drawn from the Rhododendron vialii isolate Sample 1 chromosome 6a, ASM3025357v1 genome and encodes:
- the LOC131331506 gene encoding anaphase-promoting complex subunit 6 isoform X2, whose protein sequence is MREEEIEKLRGVVRDCVSKHLYSSAIFFADKVAAFTSDPADIYMQAQALFLGRHYRRAFHLLNASQIVLRDLRFRYLAAKCLEELKEWDQCLLMLGDAKVDEHGNVNITKDCSVMYLDKDGEDREINISSAICFLRGKAYEALENRAQARQWYKAAVKADPLCYEALERLIENHMLTCEEETSLLSSLQFAPEDGWISSFYSCLIKKYDKENVVEAKFRELEQEGCNIKSSEQSLANNTDLLACKAEYYHQCGEYQKCFELTSVLLEKDPFHLKCTLVHLAAAMELGHSNELYLMACNLVKDYPQKALSWFAVGCYYYCIKKFDQARRYFSKATNLDGTFPPAWIGYGNAYAAQEEGDQAMSAYRTAARLFPGCHLPALYIGMEYMRTHSFKLAEQFFMQAKTVCPSDPHVYNELGVVAHHMKEYKKAVRWFEKILAHIPSSLSEMWEPTVVNLVHSLRKLKRYHEAITYYEKALALSTRSLSTYAGLAYTYHLQDNFIAAITYYHKMISSAQKC
- the LOC131331506 gene encoding anaphase-promoting complex subunit 6 isoform X3, whose product is MREEEIEKLRGVVRDCVSKHLYSSAIFFADKVAAFTSDPADIYMQAQALFLGRHYRRAFHLLNASQIVLRDLRFRYLAAKCLEELKEWDQCLLMLGDAKVDEHGNVNITKDCSVMYLDKDGEDREINISSAICFLRGKAYEALENRAQARQWYKAAVKADPLCYEALERLIENHMLTCEEETSLLSSLQFAPEDGWISSFYSCLIKKYDKENVVEAKFRELEQEGCNIKSSEQSLANNTDLLACKAEYYHQCGEYQKCFELTSVLLEKDPFHLKCTLVHLAAAMELGHSNELYLMACNLVKDYPQKALSWFAVGCYYYCIKKFDQARRYFSKATNLDGTFPPAWIGYGNAYAAQEEGDQAMSAYRTAARLFPGCHLPALYIGMEYMRTHSFKLAEQFFMQAKTVCPSDPHVYNELGVVAHHMKEYKKAVRWFEKTLAHIPSSLSEMWEPTVVNLAHSLRKLKRYHEAITYYEKALALSTRSLSTYAGLAYTYHLQVHIICADFNYFPHLVLI
- the LOC131331506 gene encoding anaphase-promoting complex subunit 6 isoform X1 — protein: MREEEIEKLRGVVRDCVSKHLYSSAIFFADKVAAFTSDPADIYMQAQALFLGRHYRRAFHLLNASQIVLRDLRFRYLAAKCLEELKEWDQCLLMLGDAKVDEHGNVNITKDCSVMYLDKDGEDREINISSAICFLRGKAYEALENRAQARQWYKAAVKADPLCYEALERLIENHMLTCEEETSLLSSLQFAPEDGWISSFYSCLIKKYDKENVVEAKFRELEQEGCNIKSSEQSLANNTDLLACKAEYYHQCGEYQKCFELTSVLLEKDPFHLKCTLVHLAAAMELGHSNELYLMACNLVKDYPQKALSWFAVGCYYYCIKKFDQARRYFSKATNLDGTFPPAWIGYGNAYAAQEEGDQAMSAYRTAARLFPGCHLPALYIGMEYMRTHSFKLAEQFFMQAKTVCPSDPHVYNELGVVAHHMKEYKKAVRWFEKTLAHIPSSLSEMWEPTVVNLAHSLRKLKRYHEAITYYEKALALSTRSLSTYAGLAYTYHLQENFTAAITYYHKALWLKPDDEFCTEMLTLALVDECRHGVEPKMDTHQNDLFLY